A region of Pirellulaceae bacterium DNA encodes the following proteins:
- a CDS encoding ABC transporter ATP-binding protein → MTKLVLECQDVCHWFGTNRVLNHVNLQIAGGQIVALVGPSGCGKSTLLRAILGTHPPNQGKILANGQSVTRPNRDVGIVYQNYSLYDFLTALDNVAFGLMLDETTLFTRCFQPFHWQKLRDKHREKAMAVLKKVNLDHAARLFPAEMSGGMRQRVAIAQALVMEPQILLLDEPFGALDEATREELQLMLLHLYQENHEAIEKGELAPYTILIVTHELNEAIYVSDRVLGLSQFHQDGKNGATIVYDKSAPVFRPGDERSFEQFEAQKDELRQVVFDPERNQHHAEFVSFWAND, encoded by the coding sequence ATGACTAAGCTGGTTTTAGAGTGCCAAGACGTCTGCCATTGGTTTGGGACCAATCGCGTCCTCAACCACGTTAATCTGCAGATCGCCGGCGGACAGATCGTCGCCCTTGTCGGTCCAAGCGGATGCGGCAAGTCCACCTTACTCCGCGCGATCCTCGGCACGCATCCGCCGAACCAGGGCAAGATACTCGCCAATGGTCAAAGCGTGACAAGACCCAATCGGGATGTGGGAATTGTCTACCAAAACTACAGCCTTTACGATTTCCTCACTGCACTCGACAACGTCGCATTTGGCTTAATGCTGGATGAGACAACTTTATTCACAAGATGCTTTCAGCCATTTCACTGGCAAAAGTTGCGAGATAAGCATCGAGAAAAAGCGATGGCGGTCCTGAAAAAGGTCAACCTTGACCACGCAGCTCGGCTGTTCCCGGCCGAAATGTCGGGAGGCATGCGCCAGCGCGTGGCAATCGCCCAAGCACTCGTCATGGAACCGCAGATCCTGCTGTTAGACGAACCTTTTGGTGCCTTGGACGAAGCAACGCGGGAAGAACTGCAACTGATGCTGTTGCATTTGTACCAAGAAAATCACGAGGCGATCGAAAAAGGTGAACTGGCGCCCTATACCATTCTGATCGTCACTCACGAATTGAACGAAGCGATCTACGTATCGGATCGAGTTCTGGGCCTGTCCCAGTTTCACCAAGACGGCAAGAATGGCGCTACGATTGTTTATGACAAGTCAGCGCCCGTGTTTCGCCCCGGTGACGAGAGAAGTTTCGAACAATTCGAGGCTCAAAAAGATGAACTGCGGCAGGTCGTTTTTGATCCGGAACGAAATCAGCATCACGCCGAATTCGTTTCGTTCTGGGCAAACGACTAA
- a CDS encoding ABC transporter permease subunit yields the protein MLVGQSIPLIYRIALGTLSVLILIGLYTMLAHSRQTRKQNETAKKLPPVQQQLADVKKRLRTTSPDADERKQLTTEKEQLLERISSIEKQIVEAQDRAVPTWKTLGIALGYVWKHDGLNGKPQYWLWEDTIATSSRLLAGLAVGVALSIILGVMMGAYSPVEAFFLPSLSFLAKIPPTAMLAVFFVLVGTEFDMYVTMIAFGTLPTLAQSIYQSAKKDVPESLVFKAYTLGASHGELIWNVIFKQILPRVIDAVRLQIGPAMVLLVAAEWMVAGEGFGYRLRLFYQRTDMSVVYLYLILLGAAGLLIDYALTWFRRLLCPWFGE from the coding sequence ATGCTGGTAGGCCAGTCTATTCCTTTGATTTACCGGATCGCATTGGGAACGTTGTCAGTTCTCATTCTTATCGGTTTGTACACGATGTTGGCTCATTCTCGGCAAACTCGAAAGCAAAACGAAACTGCGAAGAAACTGCCGCCAGTTCAACAACAGCTCGCAGACGTTAAAAAGCGTCTGCGAACCACCAGCCCAGACGCAGACGAACGGAAGCAGCTCACCACAGAAAAGGAACAGCTGCTCGAAAGAATCTCATCGATCGAAAAGCAAATCGTCGAGGCTCAGGATCGGGCGGTTCCCACCTGGAAAACTCTCGGAATTGCCTTGGGCTACGTTTGGAAACATGATGGCTTGAACGGTAAGCCTCAGTATTGGCTTTGGGAAGACACCATCGCAACCTCCTCAAGACTCCTCGCTGGGCTGGCTGTCGGGGTGGCCTTGTCGATCATCTTGGGCGTCATGATGGGAGCCTACTCCCCGGTCGAAGCTTTCTTTTTGCCATCCTTATCGTTCTTGGCCAAGATTCCGCCAACCGCCATGCTGGCAGTATTCTTCGTACTCGTCGGCACCGAATTCGACATGTACGTCACGATGATCGCATTCGGAACACTGCCCACCTTGGCCCAGTCGATTTACCAATCTGCCAAAAAAGACGTGCCCGAATCCCTTGTATTCAAAGCTTATACGCTGGGAGCCAGTCACGGCGAACTGATTTGGAACGTGATTTTCAAGCAGATCCTGCCACGTGTTATCGACGCAGTCCGCCTCCAAATTGGCCCCGCCATGGTGTTATTGGTTGCCGCCGAATGGATGGTGGCCGGTGAGGGCTTCGGTTATCGCCTACGACTTTTCTATCAACGTACCGATATGTCGGTGGTTTATCTCTATTTGATTTTACTCGGTGCAGCCGGCCTGCTGATTGATTATGCCTTAACCTGGTTTCGACGATTACTCTGCCCCTGGTTTGGCGAGTAG